ACATGCAATGGAGAAGATAAGTTTGTGATGTCAAAGAGGCTGAAGAGCTATTTGAACTTCTCCCACCCTCTAATATCCAAAATTTTTAATCCCAACGAATGTGCCTGGGCCTATGGCATGAACATTTTTGATTTGGAGGCTTGGAGGAAGACCAATATAAGCAATGTTTACCATTATTGGGTTGAACAGGTATTTATATCTTGATTATCTTCCATTCTACCTTAATAATATaatgacaaagaaaaaataagtcaaATTACTTTAGATATATTTCTaatttgtcattaaaattgGTTTTCCATAAGAGTGATAGTTGATATAATATTGATGTTTCTGGTTTGCTTTATGTAGAATATCAAATCAGACCTGAGTTTGTGGCAGCTAGGGACATTACCTCCTGGATTGATAGCATTTCATGGTTATGTCCACGTTATTGATCCTTTCTGGCATATGCTGGGATTGGGATATCAGGAAAATACAAGTTTTGCTGATGCTGAGAGTGCTGGTGTCATCCATTTCAATGGCAGGGCAAAGCCATGGTTAGAAATAGCTTTTCCACAACTAAGGAAATTGTGGACAAAGTATGTTGACTTCTCAGATAAGTTCATCAAGAGTTGTCACATTAGGGCATCATAGCTTATATCTTAAGATAACACGACCTCATTGATGAGTTGAAGAAATGACATTTGCATCCGAGGGAAAAGGAAAATGAGAGTTCTTTCAAGCATCAGGCCTTCCAAGACAACAATGATGAGCATGATGCTCCTTTCTTGCtttgaaaatttcttttttaactctttcttcaattgaaattctcacattctttttctcttcaatcCATGTTGTAAGTATGAGTATTTGTAGATCATATACCAATACTATATATTaaaacaacacttttttttttcttttttggagaAAACAAACCTGCGAGCTCAAGGTTTTAACAATAAACTTTTGTAAGATAGCGAGAGACCAAAGGACCATTTTATCCAATTTCATTTAAACCAACATATAATACATCAAGCTAACAGAAAAGCTTCTTATCATGTAATTCATAATCGACAGTGGTATATTGCAATTTTATGACATTAAATGTTTCATAAGTGTGCTGTAGGCAGACTATCAATAACTTAAGGCGTAGTCCTCAAAAGTAATCTGAACTCTCATTCAAAATTGGTGAGTGGTACTATATGTTTGCTTCACACAATGGTCATAGTATTGCACCTATAATCACTAAGACATGCTCACAATCACAAACATGTTCTACGTACAATTCATGTGAATAGAGATCTTAAAGACCAATGCTTCAGCTCCACTTACTTTTTCCCTGTCACATTGGATACCAATCCCTTGATGAACTTTGCAGACTTGGTTATGGGAGAATTGATAGCCATCAGATTGTACAATACATTCTCAACTTCAACAATAGTTGGCCTGGCCTTGAATGACGAAACCACCTTcaattcttctccttcttctacaAAAACATTCCATCTTTCTCCACTCACAACCCCATCTCTCACACACTTAAAAATCACCCCTTTTCTTTTGCTCAAGATCCCTCTCACCTCCAATCCCATAAAAGAATAAACCACTTCAAAAGAATCCACAAAGCCACTCAGATCACCAAAGTTGCTCTCTTCCTCAAATGCCCATTTTGGGTTGAACAAAACCAATGGCTTTGGATAAAAGGCATCACTCACTCTTCTTATCAGTGCCAATTGGGAACTCTCTGGCGCCAAAAATATCGCCACATCCGCAGAATTCAAGATTCTGGGGTCTGTTTTGGTCACTGAAGGAATGTCAATGTGTTCAAAAGTTGAATGAGACTGAAAGCCAATAGTGGCAGATTCTTTCAAGCTAGCATCAGGCCACAGGATTAAGATCTTGATGGGAGAACCTTTTCTTTTGATGGGCATGTCCCCAAAAAAATCAAGGGCAAGTTGAGACAGTGAATCCGGTGAGTCATCAATGACTGGAATTTCAACCCGGAACTTGGGTTGCCTTAGTTTCTTGAATTTGCCTATTAGTTTGGTATTGTTTAGGGGCTTCTCTAAGGTTGCTGAAAGGGATGTTTTGGCCTGAAGTATGGCATCCTCCTTTGTGATAGGTGGCTTAGGGGAAGAAAGTGAGGAATGGATGGAAGTGGATAATGCTTTGAGGGGAACAGTGAAACTTAAAGGGATGATGAAGCTGTTGCAGTGGTTGTACAGATAATGAGTAGTAGGAAATGGAATTGATGTGATCTGAGCATTTGAGTGTGGAGGTAGACATGATGTTAGCTTGCAAATTTGGATAGATTGGAAATGAGTTGCGTGGAGATAGGAAGATTCCATTTAAGGTTTTACAGAGTAGCAAGGTTATAGTTCTGATATGAAACAGTAGTTTCAACAAAGCTCTATCTGGATAAGATAGATATTAACATCCACCGTTTGTTCACAACCACACAATAGTTCAACATGCGGTGGAGGATAATATAGCAATAACTTATAAACCTACTGCCACGGGAAGTTACAGTGAagtaaataaatacaattttaacttcaaattttattgaGTTTAAGTTACAATAcacttgaaaaaataaatctcaGCTTTAACGCGTTGCTTTATTCGCATGCATCTCGTTTGACATTCATTATTATAACGGAGAAACTCCCACTAGTCTGAATTTATTCCATTTTTTCCTCCTACAAGAATAAATGTGGCTGCagcaaatttaaaactaaatcaGCATTGACGCTTCTACTGTTTCTTTATGGGATAAACAAAATTCGAAAATGGCAAGTTGCTGTGCTTgaccttttattattattgttattattattttggttcTGCCTTTGGGTTATATCAAAAGCAGTAACAACAATTAAAGCCGCTGCGAAGACAGCCAGACAAGCTTATTAACATTTACATGCAAATACCAGCTATTATACTTCATAATAGTATCAGAAGCCAAATACAGTCAAAGCCACCACTGAATCCAGTTACTTGGAACACTTAGAAGATAATAACTAAAAAGCTATGGGAAAACGAATACAACTTTTGGGCCAAAATGGAAGCCCAAACAATTGTACAATGCCAACTTAGGCAACTGGTGGACGGAGAACATGATCCTGTGAGGTATCCATGGTGGCCGGAGGCATAAATTGCCACATGGCAACTCCCGGGTACCTGATGAAAGGCATCAACTTGTTGCCGGGGGCTTGGCCTTGTGGAGCAAATGCAGCAGGGATTGCAGGAGGGGGTGGCAAGAAAGCAGGTTGAGCATTCATTGATTTTACCTGCATCTCCAacttctctttctctgccttAAGCCTCTGTTTCTCGTCACGAAGTTCATTCTTCTCAGCCTGCATAGGAGATAGGAATTTAATAGCATTATAAAAGGTTTACAAGATGTTTTCCTCACAGCTATGGTAATATACTACAACAACAATAGCAACTAAGTCTAATCCCATTAGGTGAGGTAGACTACAAAATTcaacaaagccttatcccactacTGTTATGgcaaatttttttaaggaaatgaaGTGACCTAGAATAAATACCTCTCAACAAGTCCTTCCAtcttaataagaaaattattgaaTATAAATTGGGGCCTCACCTTTAACTCTTTAATCTTCTCTTGAAGACTCGTATTTGAGTCTTTCAACTTCAGGGCTTCATCCCGCAGCTGTGTTACCATTCGGGCAGCATCAATCAGAATGGCAGCCTTGTCTGTTTTGGGAGGCCTTCCAGGCTCCAAGATGGAGCCCAATTCAACAAATCTATGCAGGTCAATCATATTAGATGCATGCCCCCAAAACATATTTACACAAACCCACAAGGAGAGCAGTTATGAACAGAGGGAAGATGGGGATGATTcagaagtttacttgtcattaAGCCTATCCCTCCGCAACTTCTCCCGACACGCTTTAGAGCTAGAAGCAGTACTTGAATCACATCTAGCCCTGCAACAGGAATAAACAAGAGATATGGTATAACTTCATCCAAGAACAAGCATCTGGATTAAACCCAATAATCTTTAACCTTTAGACAGGGAAAGAAGATGTAGGGAGAGTGGCTAAAGAAAACAGGAGAAAAATGTAATATCATACTTAAGCAAAATAACATCATATATGCAATAGGATCTGTCATGGCAAGCTGTTTATTGATGCTGCTAAAATGCTGCCAGTGCTCACCATCATAATTTTAGAAACTTTGTTGAATTGCCATTTTCACTGAATTATATTACTCCACACCTGTCAGTTAAATCGATGACAAACCTATGACTAGCATAGCATGTCTTTTTAAACTATTGGAAAAATCTACCCTGCCTTCTAGTCTTCAATTGTTACTTCaaagttatgaaaaaaattaaaaaaaaaaaatcggtaAAGTAAATAATCTGAACTCTAAAGTCTAGGCCAAGTGAGGATTAtgtgtgtttttcttttagacCTATGTATCCTCTACCAAAAACTATTCTGCTCCAGCCGAATACAACTACTATGAGCAACAAAAGCTTTTCTAAGTAATTAACACAACTGTATACTAAGTACTCGAACTTGGACTCATTAAGCTAGACTGATCCATGCACTTGGTggttatgtgtttttttttttttcttttataaatttgaatttattaaattaacgaGAAAGAAAACGTGGGGGGAAAACTGTGCACCTTTTCTTCAAAGCAGTATCTTTGGGGCCATCAGAATCCCCAAGCGAAGCATCAATTTCAACACTGGAAACAGATAGTATAAGCAAAACACAAGTTATTAAACATGAACCagttcagaactaagattgaaaatttgaaacagATACCCTAATTAGGGGAATGAACGAACGAGTAGGTACCTGACATTGGCGGGAGGTGGGGGCCAGGAGAAGGCGGAGGCGGAGACGGAAAAGGAGGCGTCGCCGACGGGAATAACGTCGTCGATCAGCGGGTAATCGAACAGCCAATTGCTGTTTTCCGGGGAAACCATGGCCCGCCTTCTTCGGATTTTCTCGGAAAATTCTCGATTTTCTTCCCAagctgtgtgtgtgtgaactTTGAATTGGTTAGTTTGTTATTGTGAGTGTGATTGGAAGGAGAGCACGTTGGAGGGTAGAGAGAAAGAGTGGCTGCCAAAATGGGAATCTATGGCTATGTGTCAACAGTGTCGGATGTGACCACAATAGAGATATTAATGAACCAATCACACCACTAAAAATGCTATGACACACACAATCACAACAATGCTTACGAGTTCCCACTTCCCACTAGGAAATGGAATAAATTGTTTAaccattagtatttttttattttaggataaatACCATTTTACTCCATCAAATAATGAaatcattacaaatttataactaaaagataaaaaaattaaaatttaatagctaaaattgaaataatggaGATCCTAGTCGTTACTCTAGTGTTGGATCTCCATATTTTGAGATGCATGATATCCTGTGCCAAGAACTCCCATTAAAATGTTCTTACAGCATCTCCAACTAACAAACCCCTCAAAATTTCTCttatacttttttaataatatttcacaTTTTCTTACTTTAGacaatttaaaataagtttttactccAACCAAAAAACTCACAAAAGTTTGTGAGATGGACCCTACaatatttactttttacttttattaatttattttgcaaaTAGACCCAGTGTAAAATGAGAGAACTAGTGTTGCAGTTGGAAACTTTGTTTTCTCGTAAGCTCTGCTGAGTTGCTCTCCAATGGAAAGTGAAATTTTACAAAGTTGCTACTACTGTTCCTCCTGTCAGGAAAAAAACTCCCGTTAGAGTTGCTCTTACACAAGATAAATTTCACCTTACTTTGTTATTCCGtaatgtgtgtttttttttttaatgtagttGAGAGTTAAAAGtctaataaaattgattttgaagaaaataaattctataaaataaaatttgaagtgaatagagttgtgttttggttattttattctaaaatttagTAGTATAATATATTAGTAAAATTGATTGTGTATAgctttttcctttcaattttttaaattaattaaatttcttcatttttaaaactagataatttagtcattttagttattttcttatgcataaaacacttattttttaaatctaaattttagattttacaacaaatttgagatatattaaataatcttaatttaaaaattaaaattgaacttcAGGTcgcataatactattaattaagcataattttttttaacacaattgATTATGGAACT
Above is a window of Glycine soja cultivar W05 chromosome 12, ASM419377v2, whole genome shotgun sequence DNA encoding:
- the LOC114377938 gene encoding transcription factor ILR3-like, encoding MVSPENSNWLFDYPLIDDVIPVGDASFSVSASAFSWPPPPANVSVEIDASLGDSDGPKDTALKKRARCDSSTASSSKACREKLRRDRLNDKFVELGSILEPGRPPKTDKAAILIDAARMVTQLRDEALKLKDSNTSLQEKIKELKAEKNELRDEKQRLKAEKEKLEMQVKSMNAQPAFLPPPPAIPAAFAPQGQAPGNKLMPFIRYPGVAMWQFMPPATMDTSQDHVLRPPVA
- the LOC114377937 gene encoding uncharacterized protein LOC114377937 isoform X2, encoding MESSYLHATHFQSIQICKLTSCLPTHYLYNHCNSFIIPLSFTVPLKALSTSIHSSLSSPKPPITKEDAILQAKTSLSATLEKPLNNTKLIGKFKKLRQPKFRVEIPVIDDSPDSLSQLALDFFGDMPIKRKGSPIKILILWPDASLKESATIGFQSHSTFEHIDIPSVTKTDPRILNSADVAIFLAPESSQLALIRRVSDAFYPKPLVLFNPKWAFEEESNFGDLSGFVDSFEVVYSFMGLEVRGILSKRKGVIFKCVRDGVVSGERWNVFVEEGEELKVVSSFKARPTIVEVENVLYNLMAINSPITKSAKFIKGLVSNVTGKK
- the LOC114377937 gene encoding uncharacterized protein LOC114377937 isoform X1, with protein sequence MESSYLHATHFQSIQICKLTSCLPPHSNAQITSIPFPTTHYLYNHCNSFIIPLSFTVPLKALSTSIHSSLSSPKPPITKEDAILQAKTSLSATLEKPLNNTKLIGKFKKLRQPKFRVEIPVIDDSPDSLSQLALDFFGDMPIKRKGSPIKILILWPDASLKESATIGFQSHSTFEHIDIPSVTKTDPRILNSADVAIFLAPESSQLALIRRVSDAFYPKPLVLFNPKWAFEEESNFGDLSGFVDSFEVVYSFMGLEVRGILSKRKGVIFKCVRDGVVSGERWNVFVEEGEELKVVSSFKARPTIVEVENVLYNLMAINSPITKSAKFIKGLVSNVTGKK